The sequence CCGCTCGATGGCGTTCATCGTCTCCATGTGTTTTCCTTGACGAGGAGAACCGGAACGCCCAACGTCTCCGATTGCTGAATGATCTGCGGGCTGGGGCGGTTGTTGCCGGTCAGGATCAAGGCCCGCGTGCAGGTCTCAAGGGGGGGCAAGCTTGTTATCTGCTCGGGCGCCTGCGGTGCTCGCCGCCTTGTTCTTCTGGCGGTGGAAGCGCGCCAAGGCTGCGCCCACCGACATGACCCCGATCGTGAAGCGCTCACACACGGGATCCGGATTGTAGTCACGGGTCAGGATATCAGACTGCAGGATCGTGACCAGCTCGCCGACGCTCAGCGCCGACAGTCCCGGCATCGGGCAACCCCTGTTTGAGGGCTGCCAGGTTCTCGGGCGTGAAGCGCTGCGGGCCCAGGCCGGCCGGCTCAAGGGCATCGGTGGCCAGAATGCCGGGGCCCCCGGCCTGAGTGTCGATGGCGGTCCGGTCGCGGCGCAGGAGCGGCTGCTAAGCGAAGCCAATCACGTGGTCGAACAAGTCCTCCAGAGTGTTGGCGCGCACGATGCCGGCCTGGCGGAAGGTCGCCTGGTGGGCTTGCTCCGAGCCGGCCAACGAGCCGGTGTGGGACGACACCGACCGGGCGCCGCCCTGAGTCGCGTCGGACTCGATGGCGACGATCGATTTCTTCTTGGACGTGCGTCGGGTGACCTCGATGAAGGCCTGACCGTCCGGCACGCCTTCGATGGAACACCGGATCACCCGTGACCAGGCCGCCTCGCCCCAGGCTTCGAGCAGGTCGATTTCGCTGACGTCGGTTTTGTTGCCGAGGGAGACGAACTTGTTCAGGCCCGGCCCTCTGGCCTGCGCCCAGTCCAGGGTGTCGGCCCCCAGGACTCCGGATTGTGACAGGAAGGCCATCGGGCTGGAGGGCGGCGTCCAGGCAGAAGCCGAAGGATTCAAGGGAGGGCTGGTGTCGATCACCCCCAGGCAGTTCGGGCCAATCAGGCGGATCCCGTTCTGCCGCGCCAGCCCGGGACCTTCCTTCTCCCGCTCCATGCCGGCCAGCCCAGCCTGGCGGAATCCGGCCGGGATGATCGCGACCGATGGGATCTTCTTCTGGGTGCAGGTTTGCAGGGCGTCCAGATATGCAGGCAGGCAACCACAATCACGGCCAGGTCGATCGGGTCGGGCACGGCCTCCACGGATGGAAACGTCGGTTGGCCGAGGATGCAACCGGCCTTGGGGGTTGATGGGAACGCCCTGCGCCCCTCCGCGCAGAACCCGCCGTTGACTAGGTTGCCGAGAACGGCGTAGCCGAGCTTCTTGGGATCGGCTGAGGCACGGCTCACGGCCACCGAACGCGCTGAGAAGAAGTTCGACAACGACACGTTGTGGGGTCCGGATGGGGGTGGGTCGGCGCTCCGGCGCTGGCACCTACCAGGGGCAGCACCGACCCCTAAGAGAGGACCCCATCCCAGCGGACAGGGTCCATCAACTCCCACTTGTCACGAGCAGGCGCCCCAGCGTGGCACCCTGTGGCGAAGGTGGACGGACAGGCGCCTCGAGCCAGCGGGCAATCGGGGCAAAGGTGCGGCGATGGACTGCAGCCGGCCCTTGCCGAGCGAGCCCGGCCCGGTGGGCCGCCGTGCCGTAGCCCTTGTTGTGAGCCAGGGCGTAGCCTGGGAACAGGCTGTCAAGCCCAACCATCAGCTGATCACGGTATACCTTGGCCACCACCGAGGCGGCCGCGATCGACAACGAGAACTGGTCACCAAACTTGAAGGCCAGCTGGCCCACGCTGGTTCCGGGAAGGCGCAGGTAGTCGATCAGCAGGTAGTCGGCGCAGGGACGCAGCCCGGCCGCCGCCCGCAGCATGGCGAGGTGCGTCGCCGGCACGATCCCCAGGGATTCGATTTCCTCGACGCTGGCCTCACCGACCGCGCAGCCCCAGGCGATCTGGCAGATGCGCGGCTCCCAGGCCAGGCGTTCGTCCGGGGACATTTGCTTGGAATCCCGGACGCCGCACAGCAGCCGGCGCAGGTTGCGGCGCTCGAGCGGGAGTCCGACGGCCGCAGCGACGACCGGTCCCGCCCAGGCCCCCCGGCCAACTTCATCGACCCCGGCGACATGCAGGAAGCCTTGCCGCAGCAAGGCGCGCTCCTTGCGAAGATCCGGAACGCTACTCAGGCTGCACCCTTGGCGCATAGGCGCCTTGTTTCCACAGGCGGCGGATCCGGAACAGGTCGCGCAGCATGGCGAAGGAGTCGCGCAGGACGCTCACCCGGCTCCCCGGGTTGAAGGTCCAGGGGATCGGGACCTCAGCGATGCGGTAGCCAC comes from Anaerolineales bacterium and encodes:
- a CDS encoding ribonuclease HII, with translation MLRQGFLHVAGVDEVGRGAWAGPVVAAAVGLPLERRNLRRLLCGVRDSKQMSPDERLAWEPRICQIAWGCAVGEASVEEIESLGIVPATHLAMLRAAAGLRPCADYLLIDYLRLPGTSVGQLAFKFGDQFSLSIAAASVVAKVYRDQLMVGLDSLFPGYALAHNKGYGTAAHRAGLARQGPAAVHRRTFAPIARWLEAPVRPPSPQGATLGRLLVTSGS